From one endosymbiont of Galathealinum brachiosum genomic stretch:
- a CDS encoding ribonuclease HII: MIDDIEIDLKNYRFVAGVDEAGRGPLVGSVVAAAVILDEENPIEGLNDSKKLTAKKREKLALEIKLQAKSWSIATIGPEVIDEINILQASLLAMKKAVEALVIAPDFALIDGNKLPDLSCEAEAIVKGDARVKSIAAASILAKVERDQQMQDLHKEYPQYEFDRHKGYPTKVHMALLEEHGPCPEHRKTFGPVRRLLEG, encoded by the coding sequence ATGATAGACGACATTGAAATTGATCTTAAAAACTACCGATTTGTTGCCGGCGTGGATGAGGCGGGCAGGGGGCCATTAGTTGGTTCTGTTGTGGCGGCAGCCGTTATTCTGGATGAGGAAAACCCGATTGAGGGTTTGAATGACTCGAAAAAACTGACGGCTAAAAAGCGTGAGAAGTTGGCTCTTGAAATAAAGCTGCAGGCAAAGTCATGGTCAATTGCGACGATTGGACCTGAAGTTATTGATGAAATAAACATACTTCAGGCGAGTTTGCTGGCTATGAAAAAGGCAGTTGAGGCTCTGGTTATTGCACCGGATTTTGCGCTAATTGATGGTAATAAATTACCCGATTTGAGTTGTGAAGCAGAAGCAATTGTTAAGGGGGATGCCAGGGTTAAATCAATAGCAGCGGCATCAATTTTGGCTAAAGTTGAGCGGGATCAGCAGATGCAAGATCTGCATAAAGAGTACCCTCAATATGAGTTTGACCGGCATAAAGGTTATCCCACAAAAGTGCATATGGCACTACTTGAAGAGCATGGTCCATGCCCTGAGCATCGTAAAACTTTTGGGCCGGTGAGGCGATTGTTGGAGGGCTAG
- a CDS encoding lipid-A-disaccharide synthase — MKRVMISAGEASGDMHAANIVKAIKSNHNNIEFYGMGSTQLHDAGAELLIDCADIAVVGLVEVLVHYRKIKRALNTLRESLRDNPPDLLVLVDYQEFNFKLAETAKSLGIKVLFYISPQVWAWREHRVHKIGKIIDMMAVILPFEEKFYKDANVPVRFVGNPLVDKTHPDKDKQTCFEEYGLSNAKKVVGLFPGSRHGEIKRVLPIQLAAAEILLKDKPDLQFILPVASTLNKELFDSYLEQYSHLNIKLVKDLPYNVMQCCDTIMTASGTATLEIALMGIPNCMVYKIATISYLILLQLVKIKHIGLVNIVAEKYIVKEFLQFDAKPQLVADEINLILDDATYRKNMVNELNAVRDKLGKTGGIDNMADLILEMLD; from the coding sequence ATGAAAAGAGTAATGATCAGTGCAGGAGAAGCCTCCGGTGATATGCACGCGGCAAATATAGTAAAAGCCATAAAGAGCAATCACAACAATATTGAATTTTATGGCATGGGCAGCACACAACTGCATGATGCAGGTGCCGAACTATTGATCGATTGCGCTGATATTGCGGTGGTTGGCCTGGTAGAAGTACTGGTACATTATCGAAAAATAAAACGAGCATTAAACACATTACGAGAGTCATTACGTGACAATCCGCCAGATTTACTTGTACTGGTTGACTATCAGGAATTTAATTTCAAGCTCGCCGAAACAGCCAAAAGCCTTGGAATTAAAGTTTTATTTTATATCAGCCCTCAAGTCTGGGCATGGCGCGAACATCGGGTTCACAAAATAGGTAAAATTATAGATATGATGGCCGTTATACTGCCATTTGAAGAAAAATTCTATAAAGATGCCAATGTACCGGTTCGCTTTGTGGGAAACCCGCTTGTCGATAAGACCCATCCAGATAAAGACAAACAAACTTGCTTTGAAGAATATGGCTTAAGTAATGCAAAAAAAGTCGTAGGACTATTTCCCGGCAGCAGACATGGTGAAATTAAGCGAGTATTACCCATACAGCTAGCTGCGGCTGAAATATTGCTCAAAGATAAACCTGACCTACAGTTTATTCTACCTGTTGCCAGCACTTTAAATAAAGAGCTATTTGACAGTTATCTTGAACAATATAGCCACCTTAATATTAAACTCGTTAAAGACCTTCCCTATAACGTAATGCAGTGCTGCGACACTATTATGACCGCATCCGGTACTGCCACTCTGGAAATTGCGTTGATGGGTATACCAAATTGCATGGTTTATAAAATTGCAACTATCTCATACCTGATACTTCTCCAGCTTGTTAAAATTAAACATATAGGCCTGGTAAATATTGTTGCAGAAAAATACATAGTTAAGGAATTTTTACAATTTGATGCAAAACCACAACTGGTTGCCGACGAGATTAATTTAATTCTAGATGATGCTACCTACAGAAAGAATATGGTAAACGAACTAAATGCGGTACGAGATAAACTAGGCAAAACCGGCGGCATAGATAATATGGCTGATTTAATTCTTGAGATGTTAGATTAA
- a CDS encoding DNA polymerase III subunit alpha: MNPRFIHLRLHTEYSLVDGVVRIKPLIKTLSDRNAPAVALTDQSNLFAMVKFYRAAMSAGIKPIVGVDVWLRSAVETEKPSRMVLLCQNNEGYLNVTQLISRAYLEGQHGGIPMIEVDWLRESSAGIIALSGGREGDVGRALLSGNQMQAEALLKAWQHIFPDRFYLELQRTGREDEEEYLHAAVSLAMATNTPVVATNDVRFLKQDEFDSHEVRVCIHDGRTLDDPRRQKLYSDQQYLRTEEEMCELFADIPEALQNTVEIAQRCSIDVRLGESFLPNFPIPEGDTIESYFIRVSKEGLDKRLEILVPLDSENAQERRKPYYERLDIELDVINTMGFPGYFLIVADFIQWSKDNEIPVGPGRGSGAGSLVAYALLITDLDPLEYELLFERFLNPERVSLPDFDVDFCMDGRDRVIAYVAETYGRDAVSQIITYGSMAAKAVIRDVGRVSGLGYGFVDRIAKMIPFEIGMTLTKALDESDDLANAYKNEADVTDLINMCLSLEGCTRNAGKHAGGVVISPSVLTDFTPLYCEQGGHSIVTQFDKDDVEAIGLVKFDFLGLRTLTIIDWAVRNIKARHADQHDLDINRIVLDDEKAFTLLKASETTAVFQLESSGMKDLIKRLQPDCFEDIIALVALFRPGPLQSGMVDNFINRKHGREEVSYPDAQYQHESLKPILEPTYGIILYQEQVMQIAQVLSGYTLGGADMLRRAMGKKKAEVMAEQRAVFEAGALENGIDSELSMKIFDLVEKFAGYGFNKSHSAAYALLSYQTAWLKAHYPAEFMAAVLSADMDNTDKVVILIEDCHRMELEVLTPNINRSIIKFSVPDETQVLYGLGAIKGVGDAALEGIIEERDNNGAYKDLYDLCRRVDGRKVNKRVLEALIKAGALQELGPNRASLMARLRDAMQGAEQYQKNASIGQDDLFGSAAEEDTIAPIDEVTVAEWEEEKRLTFEKDTLGLYLTGHPIERYEKELRKFTDCSLGALADQSDLASGAGGGYMSQRNAKSYKLAGLMIGMRVRKTKTGGKIVSAVLDDRTARVEVRIFEEKFEQYNYLLNKDKLIIVEGKVIYDDYFGGYRITADTIYDITEARQKFAQRLEINLKENDGDHSIVHQLNHVLNPFREGNCPIWINYTRNDVMAKISLSDDWRVQPSDELINRLDKLAGDNNVSVIY, translated from the coding sequence ATGAATCCCCGTTTTATACACTTACGTCTACACACCGAATATTCACTGGTGGATGGTGTAGTTCGCATCAAGCCTTTGATAAAAACACTGTCAGATCGGAATGCGCCTGCAGTCGCTCTGACTGACCAGTCTAATCTTTTTGCCATGGTGAAATTTTATCGTGCAGCTATGTCTGCCGGTATAAAACCTATCGTGGGTGTCGATGTCTGGTTACGTTCTGCAGTTGAAACCGAGAAGCCATCGCGAATGGTTTTGCTGTGCCAGAATAATGAAGGTTACCTGAATGTCACCCAGCTAATTTCACGCGCCTATCTCGAAGGTCAGCATGGTGGAATCCCGATGATTGAAGTGGACTGGCTACGAGAATCCAGTGCAGGCATTATTGCGCTTTCGGGTGGCCGCGAAGGTGATGTGGGAAGAGCTTTATTATCTGGAAATCAGATGCAGGCCGAAGCGTTATTGAAAGCCTGGCAGCACATTTTCCCTGACCGATTTTATCTTGAATTACAGCGTACCGGTCGTGAGGATGAAGAAGAGTATTTGCATGCGGCTGTGAGTCTGGCAATGGCGACGAATACGCCGGTTGTTGCTACCAATGATGTTCGTTTTTTAAAGCAGGATGAATTTGATAGTCATGAGGTCAGAGTTTGTATTCATGATGGTCGAACGCTGGATGATCCCCGTCGTCAGAAATTATATAGTGATCAGCAATACCTGCGAACAGAAGAAGAAATGTGTGAGCTGTTTGCGGATATTCCGGAAGCTTTACAGAATACCGTTGAAATTGCCCAGCGTTGTAGTATCGATGTACGACTGGGTGAAAGTTTCTTACCTAATTTCCCCATACCGGAAGGAGATACAATTGAGTCGTATTTCATTCGAGTATCAAAAGAAGGTCTGGATAAGCGTCTTGAGATACTCGTTCCACTCGATTCAGAAAATGCACAGGAGAGACGCAAGCCTTATTACGAACGTTTAGATATTGAGCTGGACGTTATCAACACGATGGGGTTCCCGGGGTACTTCCTGATTGTTGCAGATTTCATTCAGTGGTCAAAAGATAATGAAATTCCTGTGGGTCCGGGTCGTGGTTCAGGCGCCGGCTCTCTCGTGGCTTATGCATTACTCATAACCGATCTTGACCCCCTTGAGTATGAGTTGCTGTTTGAGCGATTCCTTAACCCTGAACGTGTTTCACTACCGGATTTCGATGTCGACTTCTGTATGGATGGTCGTGATCGGGTAATTGCCTATGTTGCAGAAACCTATGGGCGAGATGCGGTATCTCAGATTATCACTTATGGTTCAATGGCTGCTAAAGCGGTTATACGAGATGTTGGGCGTGTATCCGGGCTGGGTTATGGTTTTGTAGACCGTATTGCCAAAATGATCCCTTTTGAAATTGGTATGACCCTGACTAAAGCATTAGATGAATCTGATGATTTAGCTAATGCATATAAAAATGAAGCTGATGTCACAGACTTAATCAATATGTGTCTGTCTTTAGAGGGTTGTACCAGAAATGCGGGTAAACATGCGGGGGGGGTTGTTATATCACCTTCGGTGCTCACCGACTTTACCCCGCTTTACTGTGAACAGGGTGGTCACAGTATTGTTACCCAGTTTGATAAAGATGATGTAGAAGCGATAGGCCTGGTTAAATTTGACTTTCTGGGCTTACGCACCTTAACAATTATCGACTGGGCAGTGAGGAATATAAAAGCCCGGCATGCTGATCAGCATGATCTGGATATTAACCGGATTGTACTGGATGATGAAAAAGCGTTTACCTTATTAAAAGCATCTGAAACCACCGCAGTATTCCAGCTGGAATCCAGTGGAATGAAAGATCTTATCAAACGTCTGCAGCCGGATTGTTTTGAAGATATTATCGCATTAGTGGCTTTGTTTCGTCCCGGCCCGCTTCAGTCAGGTATGGTTGATAACTTTATTAACCGTAAACACGGCAGGGAAGAAGTATCCTACCCAGATGCTCAATATCAACATGAATCTCTGAAGCCGATTCTGGAGCCAACCTACGGCATTATTCTGTATCAGGAACAGGTAATGCAGATTGCTCAGGTGTTATCCGGGTATACGCTGGGTGGCGCAGATATGTTGCGTCGTGCCATGGGTAAAAAGAAAGCCGAAGTTATGGCTGAACAGCGTGCCGTGTTTGAAGCCGGTGCACTGGAAAATGGTATTGATTCAGAACTTTCGATGAAAATATTCGATCTGGTGGAGAAATTTGCCGGATACGGTTTTAATAAATCCCATTCAGCTGCATATGCATTACTGTCATATCAAACGGCCTGGTTAAAAGCACATTATCCTGCTGAATTTATGGCTGCCGTATTATCAGCCGATATGGATAATACGGACAAAGTGGTTATCTTAATTGAAGATTGCCACCGTATGGAGCTGGAAGTTTTAACGCCAAATATTAATCGTTCAATTATCAAGTTCTCAGTGCCCGATGAAACGCAGGTTTTATATGGTCTGGGTGCAATTAAGGGTGTTGGTGATGCTGCTTTAGAAGGCATCATTGAAGAGCGAGATAATAATGGTGCTTATAAAGATTTATATGATTTATGTCGCCGTGTTGACGGACGTAAAGTTAATAAGCGTGTACTAGAGGCATTAATAAAAGCAGGTGCATTACAGGAGCTTGGTCCAAATCGTGCGAGTTTAATGGCGCGTTTACGTGATGCGATGCAGGGAGCGGAGCAGTATCAGAAAAATGCAAGTATCGGGCAGGATGATTTATTTGGCAGTGCTGCAGAAGAAGATACAATCGCACCGATTGATGAAGTAACCGTTGCTGAATGGGAAGAAGAAAAACGTCTCACCTTTGAAAAAGACACATTGGGATTATATCTTACCGGTCACCCTATTGAACGTTATGAAAAGGAATTGAGAAAATTTACCGATTGTTCCCTTGGTGCTTTAGCCGACCAGAGTGATTTAGCATCTGGTGCGGGTGGTGGTTATATGTCGCAACGCAATGCTAAAAGTTACAAACTCGCCGGTTTAATGATTGGTATGCGTGTGAGAAAAACAAAAACCGGTGGGAAAATTGTTTCAGCGGTACTTGATGATCGTACTGCACGGGTAGAAGTGCGTATATTTGAAGAAAAATTTGAACAATATAATTATCTCCTGAATAAAGATAAATTAATAATTGTTGAAGGTAAAGTTATTTACGATGACTATTTCGGTGGTTATAGAATAACGGCAGATACAATATACGATATAACAGAGGCCAGACAAAAATTTGCCCAACGTCTGGAAATTAATCTAAAAGAAAACGATGGTGACCATAGTATTGTGCATCAGCTTAATCACGTGCTGAATCCTTTTAGAGAAGGCAATTGTCCAATATGGATTAACTATACACGTAATGATGTCATGGCAAAAATATCCTTAAGTGATGACTGGCGTGTGCAGCCCAGTGATGAACTCATTAACCGTCTGGATAAACTGGCGGGTGATAATAATGTTTCGGTTATATATTAA